Proteins encoded together in one Candidatus Xianfuyuplasma coldseepsis window:
- the tyrS gene encoding tyrosine--tRNA ligase — MTLLEELKWRELLFDVTDPELEDKLEQGAMTFYVGADPTADSLHVGHLISYLVSKRLQDRGHHPILVIGGGTGLIGDPSGRSTERQLLTLETSLTNAEAITKQVINILPTAEVVNNYDWISTYDIITFLRDIGKHFNIGYMMAKDSVKSRLEQGISFTEFSYQIIQSLDFMHLYKEHNCELQIGGQDQWGNITAGLELIRKMLGSEEKAYGFTWPLLTKTDGSKFGKTAGGAVWLDKDRTSVYEFFQYWINTPDKDAVSFLKKFTFFSVDETKRIIDEFEKAPHKRLAQHKIAEELTVLVHGRDAYESALRISSALFSGDVQSLSADEIREGFKDVPSIVLHEELDLVDVLIESGLASSKRQSREFISNNAISVNGEKIQDLNFVVSKTNAINNEFTVLRRGKKKYALIKHGRDA; from the coding sequence ATGACTTTATTAGAAGAGTTAAAATGGCGCGAGTTACTGTTTGATGTAACCGATCCTGAATTAGAAGACAAATTAGAACAAGGAGCTATGACGTTTTATGTTGGTGCAGATCCAACCGCAGACAGTCTCCACGTTGGCCACTTAATATCCTATCTCGTATCGAAACGATTGCAAGATCGGGGACATCATCCTATTTTAGTGATTGGTGGCGGAACTGGTCTAATTGGTGATCCAAGTGGACGTAGTACAGAGCGACAACTACTGACCCTCGAAACATCACTCACGAATGCAGAAGCCATCACAAAACAGGTAATAAACATTTTACCAACAGCAGAAGTTGTAAATAACTATGATTGGATTAGTACCTATGATATCATTACGTTTTTACGAGATATTGGTAAACATTTCAATATTGGGTACATGATGGCAAAAGATTCGGTGAAGAGTCGATTGGAACAAGGAATTAGTTTCACCGAATTTAGCTACCAAATTATTCAGTCTTTAGATTTTATGCATTTATACAAAGAGCATAATTGTGAATTACAAATTGGTGGTCAAGACCAATGGGGAAATATCACAGCGGGATTGGAACTAATTCGTAAAATGCTTGGTTCGGAAGAAAAAGCCTATGGATTCACATGGCCATTATTAACCAAAACTGATGGATCTAAGTTTGGAAAAACAGCAGGTGGAGCCGTATGGTTGGATAAGGATCGAACAAGTGTTTATGAGTTTTTTCAATATTGGATTAATACCCCAGATAAAGATGCAGTTAGTTTCCTTAAAAAGTTTACATTCTTTAGCGTTGATGAGACAAAACGTATCATAGATGAATTTGAAAAGGCTCCACATAAACGTTTGGCACAACACAAAATTGCAGAAGAGTTGACTGTATTGGTGCACGGTAGAGATGCATATGAAAGTGCGTTGCGGATTTCAAGTGCTCTGTTTAGTGGTGATGTCCAGTCGTTGTCCGCGGATGAAATTCGTGAAGGATTTAAAGATGTGCCTTCAATCGTATTACATGAAGAATTGGATCTGGTTGATGTATTAATTGAATCTGGATTGGCATCTAGCAAACGACAATCTCGGGAATTTATTTCCAATAATGCAATCAGTGTGAATGGTGAAAAAATCCAAGACTTAAATTTTGTGGTCAGTAAAACTAACGCCATCAATAATGAGTTTACTGTACTGCGTAGAGGAAAGAAAAAATACGCCTTAATTAAACATGGAAGAGATGCATAA
- a CDS encoding ArsR/SmtB family transcription factor — protein sequence MCDDDKIRNITEAVQLFKIYSDFTRLRIIELLLDNEICVQDIANELDTSQSAISHQLKLLRDLHVVKARKQGKQVFYSLQDNHIKEIFIMAYSHVTECNDQEAQ from the coding sequence ATGTGTGATGATGACAAGATTAGAAACATAACCGAGGCAGTACAATTATTTAAAATCTATAGTGACTTTACACGACTACGCATTATCGAATTATTATTGGACAACGAAATTTGTGTTCAAGACATTGCGAATGAGCTTGATACAAGTCAGTCGGCGATTAGTCACCAGTTAAAACTCTTACGTGATTTGCATGTCGTCAAAGCAAGAAAACAAGGAAAACAAGTTTTTTACAGTTTACAAGATAATCATATCAAAGAGATTTTCATTATGGCATATTCCCATGTTACCGAATGTAATGACCAAGAGGCACAGTGA